In one window of Macadamia integrifolia cultivar HAES 741 unplaced genomic scaffold, SCU_Mint_v3 scaffold2154, whole genome shotgun sequence DNA:
- the LOC122065920 gene encoding probable carboxylesterase 8, whose translation MADQSATGIPTDPYDQLKLIRNPDGTITRIPQVPDAPATGDALSSDVLSKDIPLNVANNTFVRIYRPRDATKGSNLPLIVYFHGGGFILFSAISVQFHDLCVRMARDFNAVIISVDYRLAPEHRLPAAYEDAIDSIMWVKNQASNGEPWLRDYVDFSKCFLMGSSAGANMVYQAALRLEESESDLKPVKISGMILNQPFFGGVQRTESELRKMDDQIVPLPSTDLMWELSLPSGADRNHEYCNPMLKGLSESEIRALKRQRWLVCYGGEDPLMDRQKEFMKMLEESGVELVVHCEEKGFHAMEVIEPDKVKGLFDCIRDFVNSPSSE comes from the coding sequence ATGGCAGACCAATCTGCAACAGGAATCCCCACTGATCCCTACGACCAACTTAAACTCATCCGAAACCCAGATGGCACCATCACTCGAATCCCCCAAGTCCCCGACGCTCCTGCAACCGGCGACGCCCTCAGTTCTGACGTGCTCTCCAAAGATATCCCTCTCAATGTGGCAAACAACACCTTCGTCAGAATCTACCGCCCCAGAGATGCCACCAAGGGCTCCAATCTGCCACTCATAGTCTACTTCCACGGCGGCGGCTTCATCCTCTTTAGCGCCATTTCCGTTCAATTCCACGACCTATGCGTCCGTATGGCCAGAGACTTCAACGCCGTCATAATCTCCGTCGACTACCGCCTCGCTCCCGAACACCGCCTCCCGGCGGCATACGAGGACGCCATCGATTCAATCATGTGGGTCAAGAACCAGGCATCCAACGGGGAGCCATGGCTGAGAGACTACGTGGATTTCTCCAAATGCTTCCTCATGGGCAGCAGCGCCGGAGCGAACATGGTGTACCAAGCGGCGTTGCGGTTGGAGGAATCGGAATCAGATCTCAAACCAGTGAAGATTAGTGGGATGATACTGAATCAGCCTTTCTTCGGTGGGGTACAGAGGACGGAATCGGAGCTGAGAAAGATGGACGACCAGATAGTACCGCTGCCATCGACGGACTTGATGTGGGAGCTGTCGTTGCCCAGCGGCGCCGATCGGAATCACGAATACTGTAACCCTATGCTGAAGGGGTTGTCGGAATCGGAGATTAGAGCGTTGAAGAGGCAGAGGTGGTTGGTTTGCTACGGCGGGGAGGACCCGTTAATGGATCGGCAGAAGGAGTTTATGAAAATGTTAGAGGAGAGTGGAGTTGAGTTGGTGGTTCATTGTGAAGAAAAGGGTTTTCATGCTATGGAGGTCATTGAGCCCGATAAGGTTAAAGGTTTGTTCGATTGCATTAGGGACTTCGTCAATTCTCCCTCTTCGGAATAG
- the LOC122065931 gene encoding probable carboxylesterase 9, with amino-acid sequence MATAQENRTHANTESDSLESLGGVEPLQQDEQPHAGAHINPYEHMKFQLNPDNTITRLSELPTLAASVDDPLGDTRGILSKDVTFNKEKKTWARILRPKPSDLEPGERLPLVIYFHGGGFTTFTAGTVFCNNLCERAARLVPCIFVSVSYRLAPEHRLPAAYEDADDALMWLKEQALDTENGEPWLRELADFSRILLCGWNSGANVAFHARLRALDLDLGPLKILGVMMTQPLFGGMERTQSDYKYADDQMLPLTVNDLIWELALPVGANRDHEYCNPWGSPGIIQKLRNMGKVLVRGYGGDITIDRQRALVELLVKNGVQVVAHFDDIGFHGIDLIDSRRAVATLNYLKDFINSTSSKPKPNRPLTHCHSHSRSHSQSHSSPVPYPSK; translated from the coding sequence atGGCGACGGCGCAGGAAAATCGCACCCACGCAAACACAGAATCAGATAGTCTGGAGTCTCTCGGCGGAGTGGAGCCGTTACAACAAGACGAGCAGCCTCATGCTGGGGCCCACATCAATCCTTACGAACACATGAAATTCCAACTCAACCCTGACAACACTATCACGCGGTTGTCGGAGCTCCCCACCCTTGCAGCATCGGTTGACGATCCGTTGGGGGACACAAGAGGCATTTTGAGCAAAGACGTGACCttcaacaaagaaaagaaaacctggGCTCGTATCCTCCGCCCCAAACCGTCCGACCTCGAGCCCGGCGAGCGCCTCCCTCTCGTCATATACTTCCACGGCGGTGGTTTCACAACTTTCACCGCCGGCACCGTCTTCTGCAACAATCTCTGCGAGCGCGCCGCTCGATTAGTCCCATGCATTTTTGTCTCCGTGAGCTACCGTCTTGCACCGGAACATCGTCTCCCGGCGGCTTACGAAGACGCAGATGATGCGTTGATGTGGTTGAAGGAACAGGCGTTGGACACAGAGAACGGCGAGCCTTGGCTTAGGGAGCTCGCTGACTTCTCCCGGATTCTGCTCTGTGGCTGGAACAGTGGAGCCAACGTGGCATTCCACGCGAGATTGAGGGCGTTGGATCTGGATCTTGGTCCACTGAAAATCCTCGGAGTCATGATGACTCAGCCTCTGTTCGGTGGGATGGAAAGGACCCAATCCGATTACAAATACGCCGACGATCAGATGCTGCCGTTGACGGTGAATGACCTGATATGGGAACTGGCCTTACCCGTCGGAGCTAACAGGGACCATGAGTACTGCAACCCATGGGGTAGCCCCGGCATCATTCAGAAGCTTCGGAATATGGGGAAGGTTCTGGTGAGAGGGTATGGAGGGGATATCACCATTGATCGACAGAGAGCCCTGGTGGAGTTGCTGGTGAAGAATGGGGTTCAGGTCGTGGCTCACTTCGATGATATAGGCTTCCATGGTATCGACCTCATCGATTCCCGAAGGGCTGTGGCTACCCTCAATTACTTGAAGGATTTCATTAATTCTACTTCATCCAAGCCCAAGCCAAATAGGCCTCTCACCCACTGCCACTCCCACTCTCGCTCTCACTCCCAATCCCACTCGTCCCCCGTGCCATACCCCTCCAAGTAA
- the LOC122065925 gene encoding probable carboxylesterase 8, whose product MAECNVDPYEFLQIEVNPDGTLTRHRHFPTADEEPPDSAVFTKDVPLSSTKNTWLRIYRPKQLPPSTPKLPIIIYYHGGGFIFVSASCSIAHNFCSKMSAQLPAVVVSVEYRLAPEHRLPAAYEDAVEAIHWLKNESQLQAAVADHDLSRCFLMGDSAGGNIAYHAGLRATKTEPLKIVGVILHEPFFGGLERTGSELRLVNDQVLPLSGTDLCWELSLPHGSNRDHWYCNPMMVDENTEEGRGVGLFGRCLVTGWEGDPLIDRQRILVKMLEGKGVDVVARFREGGSHGREAFDPNEAQVLLTVISDFIVSSSSS is encoded by the coding sequence ATGGCAGAGTGTAATGTCGACCCTTATGAATTTTTGCAGATTGAGGTCAACCCGGACGGCACCCTCACTCGCCACCGACACTTCCCCACCGCCGACGAAGAACCCCCTGATTCAGCCGTGTTCACCAAAGACGTACCACTCAGCTCCACCAAGAACACCTGGCTTCGCATCTACCGACCCAAGCAACTTCCACCCTCCACTCCCAAACTCCCCATAATAATCTACTATCACGGCGGCGGCTTCATCTTCGTCAGCGCATCCTGTTCCATCGCCCACAACTTCTGCTCCAAGATGTCTGCCCAGTTACCCGCCGTTGTCGTCTCCGTCGAATACCGCCTCGCTCCCGAACACCGTCTCCCCGCCGCCTACGAAGACGCCGTCGAAGCCATCCATTGGTTGAAAAATGAGAGTCAATTACAAGCAGCGGTGGCGGATCATGATCTGTCACGGTGCTTCCTCATGGGTGACAGCGCAGGTGGTAATATTGCTTACCACGCCGGCTTACGTGCCACAAAGACAGAGCCCTTGAAGATCGTCGGGGTTATCTTGCACGAGCCGTTCTTTGGTGGGTTGGAGAGGACGGGATCGGAGCTGAGATTGGTCAACGATCAGGTGTTGCCGTTGTCGGGAACCGATCTGTGTTGGGAGTTGTCGTTGCCACATGGGTCCAATCGTGACCATTGGTACTGCAATCCGATGATGGTGGATGAGAATACAGAGGAAGGGAGAGGTGTTGGGTTGTTCGGGAGGTGTTTGGTGACGGGTTGGGAAGGGGATCCGTTGATCGATAGGCAGAGAATTTTGGTGAAGATGTTGGAGGGGAAGGGGGTTGATGTGGTGGCTCGATTCCGGGAGGGTGGGTCCCATGGACGGGAGGCCTTTGATCCCAACGAGGCTCAGGTCCTGCTTACGGTGATTTCCGATTTcattgtatcttcttcctcatcttag